GACGCCCTGCTGCGCTGCTTCTGCGCCCCCGGCAAGGACCGCATCCTGACGTGCCCGCCCACCTACGGCATGTACTCCGTCTCGGCGCAGATCAACGACGTGAGCATCGTCAAGGTCCCGCTGAAGGCCGCCCCCGAATTCGGCATGGACACGGACGGCATCCTCGCCGCGCTGGGCGAGCCGGACAACAACGTCAAGCTCGTGTACCTCTGCACCCCCGGGAACCCGACGGGATCCGTGCTAGCGAAGGAGGACGTCCGGCGCGTGCTGGAGCACCCGACGTGGAACGGCATCGTCGTCCTCGACGAGGCCTACGTCGACTTCGCGCCCGAGGGCAGCTCCATGGCCGAGTGGGTGCTCGAGTGGCCCAACCTCGTCGTGATGCAGACCCTCTCCAAGGCGTTCGGCATGGCGGGCATCCGCCTCGGCGCCGCGTTCGCTTCCCCGCCCGTCGCGCGCCTGCTCAACGCCATGAAGGCGCCGTATAACATCTCCACGCCGACCAGCGCGCTCGCGCAGTACGCCGTCTCCGACAAGGGGTTGGCCGTCATGCGGGATAACCGCGCCAAGATCCTGGCGCAGCGGGACCGTATCATTGCCGAGCTTCCCCGGGTACCCGGCGTCGGCAGGTTGCGCGGCGGCACGGAGAGTAACTTTTTGTTGTACGAGATGCTGGACGCGGCGGGCCGGCCGGACAACGTCACGGCGTTGGCCGTGTACGAGCGCCTCGCGGAGAACAAGGGCGTCGTGGTGCGGTTCCGCGGTAAGGAGCACGGCTGTCTTGGGTGTTTGAGAATTACGATTGGTACCGAGGACGAGGTCACGAGGTTTCTTGCCTCCATTGCCAAGGTTCTGGCCGAGGTGCGCGGAGCTGCGCGGCAGCCGGACGAGGAGACgagggaggcggcggcgaacGGGGTGGTCGCATAGATGGGACTGGTTTGTAACGAGGCATTGATAGATGATGGGAAGACGGCCAAATAAAAGTGTTTTATATAGCATTGAACATATTCGGTCGGGGCGATGGGACGGTGGGAAATTATATGCAGGCATAAAGATTAGACATTTATCCCTTACCTAAGTTTTCTCTTTCTGACGCATTCGTAATCAAACGTCTAGGACTGGCGTCTGTTTCTGTATCTTGAGCACATGACCGAGAATCTCCTCGGCTGCCTCTTCCGGCGTCTTCCTCGAGACATCAACGTCCACTACAACAACCTCATCACCTGCCTTAAAGCGATGACGAAGCAGTAGGTGGGCGTGTGTAAGTTGCCTCTTAGTTGAGTATGGCTGTTTTATCTTAATGACTATCATGTATCTATATTGTTAGTTGACATGAAGGATCAATGAGTCGCTGATAGAGGCCGGAGTGAGTCACCATGAGATATATGTAGAAATGATTCACCACCACCAGGATCGGTTTCCTATGTATCTCGAGCTAATTCTTACCATGTGCGTACGAAATGTCTCGTGAGTGGGAGAAGTCAGGTCTTGTTCACTAGGGGGTGTGGGAAACTCACCCCTACTCCTTGCCGTACAAGaagtattaaagtattatttcgGGGAAAATGCCTGTAGATAGGCATTGATGAGGTCTCTTTAATGTCAAGATAATAGGGAATTTGCTAGTGTTTAGCTGGGCACCCTGCATGTATGTGAGCGGCATCAATCTACAACCTCAGACGTTAGACCGAAGGGGGGATATAGAGAACCATTCTTGTTACTATCCCAACAGAAGGGGCGGCCGCCTAGGTGGCCGAGGGGAGAAGGCCGTGAAGTCTTAACTAGTCCGTGATGCGCCGGCTTTGGAACCTTCATTGACcattcttttttcttttacgGTTTGTTTTATTACTCTTCAATTTGAAATATACAGTGCTCGTCATTATAAATTTCCAGTAGCAGAGTGATGACTTCTTTATCTCAGTAAACAATTATGTACTACTGCGTACGGCCCCCAGCTCTCATATCTTAAACGCCTGTGAGATGATCGTGATAGCTTCGAACATTCGGCCCCACCATGATCACGTGATTTTGAGCAACTGCGTCGGGCAATCAATCAATCGCAACCGTTGGACAAGAGCCATATGCTATTACACCGGGTTTCTTCGAAATGTCGACAGCCATGAGGACTTGATAATCTGCCTTATTGGTTCCGATCCAGTTGAGTCGTCGCCTTTGCCCATTGACCCTGCCAGTGCTTGCCTGGCTTTCAGTCGACCTAAGTAGAATTGAGAAATGAACCGCCAGCAACGCGCCATCGAGAACCAATCCATTACCTTTTCCATATTGTTTACGAGACCCGGCATTCGGCACGGCGCCACCAcagaagagggaaaaaaacaACCGCCGTTTTGTCAACCATTTCCAGAAATCATGGTTGCCGATAGGCACCCCCAGGCCCCCGCCATTCTCCATTAGGCAAGGGCTAAAATTGGGTGCCGTCGCTGTTTCATGTGTCGAGCTGGAGGTAACGGTAACCCGAGCTAGCGGCTCTCAAGTAGATCATCCCGTCAAGGGTTTCTCACCACTCCTCCAAACAAGCGCCCAATCACTGGCCCAATCGTCGACATCCTGCCTGGTTCTTGCCGGCCTTGCAACATGTCTGGACAGCAGAACTCCAAAAGAGCCAGAGGTCTTCTATGATCCCATCCTCTTTCGATCTGCCATGGGTTGTCCCGGTACAACGCTGGCCTGTCAATCACAATTCGAAATACCCTTTCTTCATGCAAGTTTGTTCATTGTAAGCTTGCATTGAGAACCACACAAACCGCCCACACCCCGCTCTCCCgcatccccctccccccccccccccccttttcggCGGCTCTGGTCCCGTTGGAACTTCCCCTTTCGACCAGTCAACCACCCCTCCTCCTCAGCTCTTCAGCCCAGTGACAGCGCAGCGTCTCCAGACTGCAAGTATATACATCCGTATGTGCGTACCTGACTAaaggccgccgccgcgcTTCTCAAAACATGGGGAGATGACCCAGTCGAAGCCCCTGTCTACACCCAAGTTCACAACCGCCCGCCCCAAGAGTCAGGGGGGAGACCGGCGGGATTCATGTGGGCAAGGAGACTTTTTTGTACGAGCAGCTGTCAAGAAGTCTAAAAGAGATGGAACATGGGATGAAAGGTGGGCTGAGTCGAACCAAAAGTTCAGCGAGTggcctccccccccccccccccattgGCCGGAGCTGCCGTCTATTCCTTGAACTTCACCCCTCAACGCTCCTAGTGCCACCTCACGAACCGCGCGCCGGGACCTGAACAGCGAACTGCCCTCTTCGCCCCCCTGGTTGCGACGTTCCTTTTCACTCATTAAGAGGAACGCCTCGGTTGCCCTGTATGTAGATCGGATACTTTCTTGCCtgtttattacctaaactATGCGCTGCCACTTTCGCTTCTCAACCTCCTCTCGTTTCTCGTGAACTGTTTCGCTGCTTGTTTCTCGCCCTCTTTCACCCAAAAAAGCCATTCCTTTAGGAAATACTGTCTTCTCTCACCCTACGTCCCTCTTTGACGGAGTATTCCCTACTTTGCTATATCCGAAACATTCCTTTGTGAAAGGCGCTGGATAAGTAGTTGGTCTCTTGAAGACACTGTCCTATCGTCAGAACGGTGACAACCCACGGCGCCCAAAGTCTATAGATCAGCTCCTGGTATCATCACCATGGTCCTCATTAAGCCCGCTCTCATCGCCTCCGTGGCTGTTACGGCGGTCTCCGCCTTCACATCGCCCAAGACGCTCGATGTAAATAACGCAGGTTGGTGCCGCCCAAATTCCCAACCATGTAAAGCTTTTGCTAACAGAGCCCCAAGACTCCGTCAAGGCTATTGCCGGCAGTCTGGCTTTCGGTGCCATGTCTTACTACAACGGAAACGTCTCCAGCGATCCCAAGGTATGACAACCTAGAGCAGACATTTCAGGTCTCCACGAACGAGAAGGATAGTCTCAGCATCGAGTACAAGAACTGACAAGACAATCTCCATAGATGGTCGGCGACCTCCCGGAACCATACTACTGGTGGCAAGCCGGCGCCCTCTGGGGCATAATGATGGACTACTTCCACTACACAGGCGACGCAACCTACAACGCAGTCCTGACCCAAGCCCTGACCGCAAAAGTAAACACGGGGCCCAACTACGACTTCATGCCCCCCGAGCACGAACTCGAAGAAGGAAACGACGACCTCGGCTTCTGGGGCTTCGCCGTCATGTCCGCCGCCGAGCGCAACTTCCCCGACCCCGATCCCTCGACGGGGGCCCCCGCCTGGCTCCAGATGGGCCGCAACATCTTCAACTCCCTCGCGGGCCGCTGGAACATGACGCACTGCGGCGGCGGGCTCCTCTGGCAGATCTACGAGTCCAACCCCAACGGCCTCAACTACAAAAACAGCGTCAGCAACGGCGGCTTCTTCCAGCTCGGCGCCCGCCTCGCCGCCGCGACGAACGACTCCCGCTACGCGGACTGGGCCTCGTACGTCTGGGACTGGTCCGCCGCCGTCGGCTTCCTCGACGCCGACCTCAAGGTCTACGACGGCGCCGACGCGCGCGACAACTGCACAAAGACGAACTACGTCTCCTTCACCTACTCCACGGGCATCTACCTCTACGGCGCGGCCGTCATGGCCAACCACACGGGCGACGCCCTCTGGGCGGACCGCGCGACCAAGATGCTCGCCACGGCGCGCAAGAGCTTCTTCTCCCTCGACGAGAACAGCACAAACATCATGTACGAGCCCGCGTGCGAGACGGTCGGCACCTGCAACACGGACATGAAGACGTTCAAGGGCTACCTCTCGCGCTTCATGTGGCAGTCCGCCGTCGTCATGCCCGCCCTGCTGCCCGAGGTCAAGGAGATCCTGATCCCGAGCGCGCTCGCGGCGGCCAAAGCCTGCGAGGCCGCGGCGGGCAACGTGACGTGCGGGCAAAAGTGGTACGTCGACGGCGACGACGGCAGCTACGGCCTGGGCCAGACCATGAGCGCGCTCGAGATCATC
This is a stretch of genomic DNA from Colletotrichum lupini chromosome 10, complete sequence. It encodes these proteins:
- a CDS encoding histidinol-phosphate aminotransferase, coding for MSPFNLETCARPNILALEPYRCARDDYKDDGTNVLLDANENAYGPSLQSDFEAGDLGIDFKGLNRYPDPHQPELKQLLCRLRNTHTHTAKDLAPANLFVGVGSDEAIDALLRCFCAPGKDRILTCPPTYGMYSVSAQINDVSIVKVPLKAAPEFGMDTDGILAALGEPDNNVKLVYLCTPGNPTGSVLAKEDVRRVLEHPTWNGIVVLDEAYVDFAPEGSSMAEWVLEWPNLVVMQTLSKAFGMAGIRLGAAFASPPVARLLNAMKAPYNISTPTSALAQYAVSDKGLAVMRDNRAKILAQRDRIIAELPRVPGVGRLRGGTESNFLLYEMLDAAGRPDNVTALAVYERLAENKGVVVRFRGKEHGCLGCLRITIGTEDEVTRFLASIAKVLAEVRGAARQPDEETREAAANGVVA
- a CDS encoding glycosyl hydrolase family 76 — protein: MVLIKPALIASVAVTAVSAFTSPKTLDVNNADSVKAIAGSLAFGAMSYYNGNVSSDPKMVGDLPEPYYWWQAGALWGIMMDYFHYTGDATYNAVLTQALTAKVNTGPNYDFMPPEHELEEGNDDLGFWGFAVMSAAERNFPDPDPSTGAPAWLQMGRNIFNSLAGRWNMTHCGGGLLWQIYESNPNGLNYKNSVSNGGFFQLGARLAAATNDSRYADWASYVWDWSAAVGFLDADLKVYDGADARDNCTKTNYVSFTYSTGIYLYGAAVMANHTGDALWADRATKMLATARKSFFSLDENSTNIMYEPACETVGTCNTDMKTFKGYLSRFMWQSAVVMPALLPEVKEILIPSALAAAKACEAAAGNVTCGQKWYVDGDDGSYGLGQTMSALEIIQGLVVSQ